A DNA window from Thiobacillus denitrificans ATCC 25259 contains the following coding sequences:
- a CDS encoding Sfum_1244 family protein, which translates to MVENLSALIDTVQKNCTIADARHARDMTMCTFLLEMREYYRWEMEIPYGARLPRDELGDWLNARESLWDTVEEEEFARLPLNEGEIDPFETDDVNRALIPQGLVYSSGLGRFRKPHFVLAELKRAEVREGVKVLVAGCEYARDLIAPPAAMRDGAIFLRTDAVRRLLWNKYEEWQWKEKDTALGRAFAHYGFDGDSERALDRMAEAESEAMILHEIGEARAEVLLGEDWNTMLGQLGSRHAELLARAVRDHLADCLVTLPTLIERGAVGSLHFYVANLSGLRRALFPALQQAYETWLASRDGGPFVDVVAGAQGHWLDAARQLTTTYLRDPDTADARIARLADADLGKLRL; encoded by the coding sequence ATGGTCGAAAACCTGTCCGCCCTGATCGACACCGTACAGAAGAACTGCACCATCGCGGATGCCCGTCACGCCCGTGACATGACGATGTGCACCTTCCTGCTCGAAATGCGCGAGTACTACCGCTGGGAGATGGAAATCCCCTATGGGGCGCGGCTGCCCCGCGACGAGCTCGGCGACTGGCTGAACGCTCGGGAAAGCCTCTGGGATACGGTGGAAGAAGAGGAATTCGCCCGACTCCCGCTCAACGAAGGCGAAATCGACCCCTTCGAGACCGACGACGTCAACCGCGCACTGATCCCCCAGGGCCTCGTCTACAGCAGCGGTCTCGGCCGCTTCCGCAAGCCGCATTTCGTGCTCGCCGAACTGAAGCGCGCCGAAGTCCGCGAAGGCGTCAAGGTGCTCGTCGCAGGCTGCGAATACGCGCGCGACCTGATCGCGCCGCCGGCCGCGATGCGCGACGGCGCCATCTTCTTGCGCACGGACGCGGTGCGTCGCCTGCTGTGGAACAAATACGAGGAATGGCAGTGGAAGGAAAAGGACACGGCGCTCGGCCGCGCCTTCGCCCACTACGGCTTCGACGGCGACAGCGAGCGCGCGCTCGACCGCATGGCTGAAGCCGAAAGCGAGGCCATGATCCTGCACGAGATCGGCGAGGCGCGCGCCGAAGTCTTGCTCGGCGAGGACTGGAACACGATGCTGGGCCAACTCGGTTCGCGACACGCCGAACTGCTGGCGCGCGCGGTGCGAGATCACCTCGCCGACTGCCTCGTGACCTTGCCCACGCTGATCGAGCGTGGGGCCGTCGGCTCGCTGCACTTCTACGTCGCGAATCTGTCCGGGTTACGACGCGCCCTGTTTCCGGCCCTGCAACAGGCCTACGAGACTTGGCTCGCGAGCCGCGACGGCGGGCCTTTCGTCGACGTCGTGGCGGGCGCGCAAGGCCACTGGCTCGACGCGGCGCGCCAACTGACGACGACTTATCTGCGCGATCCGGACACTGCCGATGCCAGGATCGCCCGCCTCGCCGACGCCGACCTGGGCAAGCTCAGGCTCTGA
- a CDS encoding Hpt domain-containing protein has translation MSALLDYDTGPLNWVRADIDAALQAALGRIQAYSADGDLTNAMRLARDDAHQVAGALRMVGLEGAATLADALKSLLGDLDESRAQPNDALVRALRNAIEGLQRWVRDLADGRGTGELALFPLYKRLRELQGAERVFEGELFFPDMRSRVSPGPAVALAPEALAAEVKSARATFQRGLLAFLRNVDAEQGLRRMRDALAAIEQVAPSQASRTFWWACVGFVDSLIAHGVEADFHVKQLLARVDLQMRRLMEGSPQVAERLLRDALFFVAKSQSLDGRAAEVRATFGLDRYLPGRGMLDPEALARMRPVLDALNAGLKAAHDNWRAYVEGDAAQLVQFQTQLERMQPQTQMLAESGLKALLDGLSALAAATGTRTGEAREQAELEVAATLLFLQNGVAQEDVLHADFAARAAAQHARLMALIEGREMPAGAPDAAAQREAERDMLTHMAQEVGQNLKQMEEALDAFFRDENEREALAGLPALAQQAQGALTMLELPDAAALLIAASASVQPFIDSGYPDQAAQQRLADAFSSLGLYIEAYCAGRADAARILRPVLAEFGLTASNGADEGGFDDTVESGLPGRKTEVRDTYAVWRDDPDGAAKKKFLDALSELGRDAELIDDVRLKQQTGSALAACREAAAAPVALDADIAALTGLALPARATATIAVDDDAVTEPDESEPVAEAPADPLEAFAVTGLEVSADVEAPPVSLLAGLPEVELGPELASASADTGTSATDTMLRVVIPEGAEPELLDIFLEEAEEVLATMGEACEGCQSQPDDRESLTVVRRAFHTLKGSGRMVGLEDLGETAWRHEQLLNGWLAEKKPVSADLIHLVGRARSVFHDWVDALKTKRTPLLPVPALLDAVDRVAQGLPFDAPVVEFVAVAPSGPTSELPSLDISLKAADDVTPSAQSDATIDAWPGLDETEPGRVAADSPAAEADSCGVDAPPVQPAVLEVEPAFSLPETTGDAFVAPPAQPEVQPVSDNDAAHGAVVEYARVPAGQDATDEVCIGSVCVSSGLYEIFVTEAHQRLAVLQEESARHAETVHRAVGEDARRAVHTLGGIAGTAGLGVLAELSLALEQYWNRFAHLPLPPAHLPLVQDTVARLHAMMASVEGGELPEPAHDLIAALGELEDEQSELDAQAFAPTAEASGGEDATGIVAPDLDTAARGDTRAPLPDVSTFVPESPAAGPAPVFERREVADEIDQQLLPIFLEEADVLVPDTSVQLRVWKADPAASGPRDALRRNLHTIKGSARMVGAMRLGELTHVMESRVIAVIEGQLSATEAVFDTLEAQLDRLADAVERLKQGELAPPIDDAPLAAPTEPVLRPEEAAATAAAAEPLAPAQAASRDSNALTLRVRADWVDRMVNQAGEVAIARSRIESEVFAFKRHVNELSDALARLRGHIREVEIQAESQMQATFQTQGVAEQFDPLEFDRFTRFQEVTRFLAESVNDISTVQHILLARLGEADAALIQQTRLNRELQQDLLRVRMVPLYSVAERLYRTVRQTARDVDKRAQLDIQGGDLEIDRSVLEKVTAPIEHLLRNALAHGVEAPEVRRAAGKPEFGEIVLSARQSGNEMLITVTDDGAGLDYARIRQKAEENGLLLPGAEPTESLLAQMIFAAGFSTAETVSQVAGRGVGMDVVKSEISALGGRIDIASTAGRGTRFEIYLPLTLAMTQAVMVQAAKHDYALPAPLVQQVLELKPHELEQARASGEVNWRGARYPFAYLPHLLGDPDAVHEVQRYNPVVLVASGASQAAVLVDLIEGTREIVVKNIGPQIARITGVAGATVRGDGRVILILNPVPLALRQASQSRSAAGRSAPVAPVEVSAAPQPPLVLVVDDSLTVRKITTRLLSREGFRVDAAKDGVDALEKMHDLIPDVVLLDVEMPRMDGFELARVMRADARLASVPIIMITSRTADKHRNHALEIGVNVYLGKPYQEQQLLDAIAEQLGQTVSLPA, from the coding sequence ATGAGTGCCTTACTCGATTACGACACCGGTCCCCTGAATTGGGTGCGCGCGGACATCGACGCAGCCCTCCAGGCCGCGCTCGGGCGTATCCAGGCCTACAGCGCCGACGGCGATCTCACCAATGCCATGCGCCTGGCGCGCGACGACGCCCATCAGGTCGCCGGCGCGCTACGCATGGTCGGCCTCGAAGGCGCTGCGACGCTCGCCGATGCGCTGAAGTCGCTGCTCGGCGACCTCGACGAAAGTCGGGCACAGCCGAACGACGCGCTCGTGCGGGCGTTGCGCAACGCCATCGAGGGCCTGCAGCGCTGGGTGCGGGATCTCGCGGACGGCCGCGGCACCGGCGAACTCGCGCTGTTTCCGCTGTACAAGCGTTTGCGCGAACTGCAGGGCGCCGAGCGCGTGTTCGAAGGCGAGTTGTTCTTCCCCGACATGCGCAGCCGGGTGTCGCCCGGCCCCGCCGTGGCACTGGCGCCCGAAGCGCTCGCGGCCGAGGTCAAGTCCGCGCGTGCGACGTTCCAGCGCGGGCTGCTGGCCTTTCTGCGCAACGTCGACGCCGAGCAGGGTCTGCGCCGCATGCGCGACGCGCTTGCGGCGATCGAGCAGGTCGCGCCCTCGCAGGCCTCGCGCACCTTCTGGTGGGCCTGTGTGGGCTTCGTCGACAGTCTGATCGCGCACGGCGTCGAAGCCGACTTCCACGTCAAGCAATTGCTCGCCCGCGTCGACCTGCAGATGCGGCGGCTCATGGAAGGCTCGCCGCAGGTTGCCGAACGTCTGCTGCGCGACGCGCTCTTCTTCGTCGCGAAGAGCCAGAGCCTCGACGGCCGTGCGGCCGAAGTCCGCGCCACCTTCGGCCTCGATCGCTACCTGCCAGGGCGCGGCATGCTCGATCCCGAGGCGCTGGCGCGCATGCGCCCGGTGCTCGACGCGCTCAACGCCGGCCTGAAGGCCGCGCACGACAACTGGCGCGCCTATGTCGAAGGCGACGCAGCGCAGTTGGTGCAATTCCAGACCCAGCTCGAACGCATGCAGCCCCAGACGCAGATGCTCGCCGAAAGTGGCCTCAAGGCCTTGCTCGACGGCCTCTCGGCACTTGCCGCGGCGACCGGCACGCGTACGGGCGAAGCCCGCGAACAGGCCGAACTCGAAGTGGCGGCGACGCTGCTCTTCCTGCAGAACGGGGTGGCGCAGGAAGACGTGCTGCATGCCGATTTCGCCGCCCGCGCCGCTGCCCAGCATGCACGCCTGATGGCCCTGATCGAAGGCCGCGAGATGCCGGCCGGCGCACCCGACGCCGCCGCCCAGCGCGAAGCCGAGCGTGACATGCTGACGCACATGGCGCAGGAGGTCGGACAAAATCTGAAGCAGATGGAGGAGGCCCTCGACGCCTTCTTCCGTGACGAGAACGAGCGCGAGGCGCTCGCGGGCTTGCCCGCGCTGGCGCAGCAGGCCCAGGGCGCGCTGACCATGCTCGAACTGCCCGACGCGGCCGCATTGCTGATCGCCGCGAGCGCCAGCGTGCAGCCCTTCATCGACAGCGGCTATCCTGACCAAGCGGCGCAGCAGCGTCTGGCCGACGCGTTCTCGAGCCTCGGGCTGTACATCGAAGCCTACTGCGCCGGCCGCGCCGATGCGGCGCGCATCCTGCGCCCGGTGCTGGCCGAGTTCGGTCTCACTGCGTCGAACGGCGCGGACGAAGGCGGGTTTGACGACACCGTCGAATCCGGGCTCCCCGGGCGCAAGACCGAGGTCCGGGACACTTATGCTGTGTGGCGGGACGACCCGGACGGCGCGGCAAAAAAAAAATTCCTTGACGCGCTGAGCGAGCTCGGCCGCGATGCCGAGCTGATCGACGACGTCCGACTGAAGCAGCAGACCGGATCGGCGCTCGCTGCCTGCCGGGAGGCAGCGGCGGCACCCGTCGCACTCGACGCCGACATCGCCGCGCTCACCGGACTCGCGTTACCCGCACGTGCGACCGCCACGATCGCCGTCGATGACGACGCCGTCACGGAGCCGGATGAATCCGAGCCCGTCGCAGAGGCGCCTGCCGATCCCCTGGAAGCGTTTGCCGTCACCGGACTCGAGGTCTCAGCGGACGTCGAAGCCCCGCCGGTTTCTCTCCTCGCGGGGCTGCCCGAGGTCGAGCTCGGGCCCGAGCTGGCATCAGCATCGGCGGACACCGGTACAAGCGCGACGGACACTATGCTTCGCGTCGTGATTCCCGAAGGGGCTGAGCCCGAACTGCTCGATATCTTTCTCGAGGAGGCCGAGGAGGTGCTTGCGACGATGGGCGAGGCCTGCGAGGGCTGCCAGAGCCAGCCGGACGACCGCGAGTCGCTGACCGTCGTGCGCCGCGCCTTCCATACGCTCAAGGGCAGTGGCCGCATGGTCGGGCTCGAAGACCTCGGTGAGACCGCGTGGCGCCATGAACAGCTGCTGAACGGCTGGCTCGCCGAGAAAAAACCCGTCAGCGCCGACCTGATCCATCTCGTCGGCCGAGCGCGTTCGGTATTCCACGACTGGGTCGACGCCCTCAAGACCAAGCGGACGCCGCTGCTTCCGGTCCCTGCCTTGCTCGACGCGGTCGACCGCGTCGCCCAAGGCCTTCCGTTCGACGCGCCGGTCGTCGAATTTGTGGCCGTGGCGCCGAGCGGGCCGACCTCTGAACTGCCATCGCTCGACATCAGCCTCAAGGCGGCGGACGACGTGACGCCATCGGCGCAATCGGATGCCACGATCGATGCATGGCCCGGCCTCGACGAGACCGAGCCGGGCCGCGTGGCCGCGGATTCTCCTGCCGCCGAGGCGGACTCCTGCGGCGTCGATGCGCCGCCTGTCCAGCCCGCGGTGCTCGAAGTCGAACCCGCGTTCTCGCTGCCCGAGACCACGGGCGACGCCTTCGTCGCGCCGCCGGCGCAGCCCGAAGTGCAGCCCGTGTCCGACAACGACGCGGCGCATGGCGCCGTCGTCGAATACGCCCGCGTGCCGGCCGGGCAGGACGCTACGGACGAAGTGTGCATCGGCAGCGTCTGCGTTTCGAGCGGTCTCTACGAGATTTTCGTCACTGAGGCGCATCAGCGCCTCGCGGTGCTGCAGGAAGAAAGTGCGCGGCACGCCGAAACGGTGCATCGTGCGGTCGGTGAGGATGCGCGGCGCGCCGTTCATACGCTCGGCGGCATCGCGGGCACCGCGGGGCTCGGCGTTCTCGCCGAGTTGTCGCTCGCACTCGAGCAGTACTGGAACCGCTTTGCCCACTTGCCGCTTCCTCCGGCGCATCTGCCGCTGGTCCAGGATACGGTCGCGCGCCTGCACGCCATGATGGCGTCGGTCGAGGGCGGCGAGTTGCCCGAACCCGCGCACGACCTGATCGCCGCGCTCGGCGAACTCGAGGATGAACAGTCCGAGCTCGACGCCCAGGCATTCGCGCCGACCGCTGAGGCGAGCGGCGGCGAGGACGCAACCGGGATCGTTGCGCCGGATTTGGACACGGCGGCCCGCGGCGATACGCGCGCCCCGCTGCCCGACGTCAGCACATTCGTGCCCGAGAGCCCCGCTGCGGGACCGGCGCCCGTCTTCGAACGACGCGAGGTCGCCGACGAAATCGACCAGCAGCTGCTGCCGATTTTCCTCGAGGAGGCCGACGTGCTGGTCCCCGATACCAGTGTTCAGCTCCGCGTGTGGAAGGCCGACCCGGCGGCGTCGGGCCCGCGCGACGCGTTGCGCCGCAACCTGCATACGATCAAGGGCAGCGCGCGCATGGTCGGCGCGATGCGTCTCGGCGAGCTGACCCACGTGATGGAATCGCGGGTGATCGCGGTGATCGAGGGCCAGCTCAGTGCGACCGAGGCCGTGTTCGACACGCTCGAAGCGCAGCTCGACCGTCTTGCCGATGCCGTCGAGCGCCTCAAGCAGGGCGAGCTTGCGCCGCCGATCGACGACGCACCGCTCGCCGCGCCGACCGAGCCCGTGCTGCGGCCGGAAGAAGCCGCGGCGACGGCCGCTGCGGCCGAGCCGCTCGCGCCGGCGCAAGCAGCCAGCCGCGACAGTAATGCGCTTACCTTGCGCGTCCGCGCCGACTGGGTCGACCGCATGGTCAATCAGGCGGGCGAGGTCGCGATCGCACGGTCGCGGATCGAGAGCGAAGTGTTTGCCTTCAAGCGTCACGTCAACGAATTGTCGGACGCGCTGGCGCGGCTGCGCGGCCATATCCGCGAAGTCGAAATCCAGGCCGAGTCGCAGATGCAGGCGACGTTCCAGACCCAAGGCGTCGCGGAACAATTCGACCCGCTCGAATTCGACCGTTTCACGCGTTTCCAGGAGGTCACGCGCTTCCTCGCTGAAAGCGTGAACGACATCTCGACCGTGCAGCACATCCTGCTCGCGCGGCTCGGCGAGGCCGACGCCGCCTTGATCCAGCAGACGCGACTGAACCGCGAACTGCAGCAGGACCTGCTGCGCGTGCGCATGGTGCCGCTCTATTCGGTCGCTGAGCGACTGTATCGCACGGTGAGGCAGACTGCGCGCGACGTCGACAAGCGTGCGCAGCTCGACATCCAGGGCGGCGACCTGGAAATCGACCGCTCGGTGCTGGAAAAAGTCACGGCGCCGATCGAGCATCTGCTGCGCAACGCACTGGCCCACGGCGTCGAGGCGCCCGAAGTGCGCCGCGCCGCGGGCAAGCCCGAGTTCGGCGAAATCGTGCTGTCGGCGCGCCAGTCGGGCAACGAAATGCTGATCACGGTGACGGACGACGGTGCCGGCCTCGATTACGCACGCATTCGACAGAAGGCCGAGGAAAACGGTCTCCTGCTGCCAGGCGCCGAACCGACCGAAAGTCTGCTCGCGCAGATGATCTTCGCCGCCGGCTTCTCCACGGCCGAAACCGTGAGTCAGGTCGCCGGACGCGGCGTCGGCATGGACGTCGTGAAAAGCGAGATCTCGGCGCTCGGCGGCCGCATCGACATCGCCTCGACCGCGGGCCGGGGCACGCGCTTCGAGATCTATCTGCCATTGACGCTGGCGATGACGCAGGCGGTCATGGTCCAGGCGGCGAAGCACGACTACGCGCTGCCGGCGCCGCTCGTCCAGCAGGTGCTCGAACTGAAGCCGCACGAGCTCGAGCAGGCCAGGGCCAGCGGAGAAGTCAACTGGCGCGGCGCGCGTTACCCCTTCGCCTATTTACCTCACCTGCTCGGCGACCCCGACGCGGTGCACGAAGTGCAGCGCTACAACCCGGTCGTGCTCGTCGCCAGCGGCGCGAGCCAGGCGGCGGTGCTGGTCGACCTCATCGAGGGAACGCGCGAAATCGTGGTCAAGAACATCGGCCCGCAGATCGCGCGGATCACGGGCGTCGCCGGCGCGACCGTGCGTGGCGACGGGCGCGTGATCCTGATCCTCAATCCCGTACCGCTGGCGCTGCGTCAGGCGAGCCAGTCGCGGAGCGCGGCGGGACGCAGCGCGCCGGTCGCGCCGGTCGAGGTCAGCGCGGCGCCGCAGCCGCCGCTGGTGCTCGTAGTCGACGATTCGCTGACCGTGCGCAAGATCACGACGCGCCTGCTGAGTCGCGAGGGTTTCCGCGTCGACGCCGCGAAGGACGGCGTCGATGCGCTCGAGAAAATGCACGACCTGATCCCGGACGTCGTATTGCTCGACGTTGAGATGCCGCGCATGGACGGCTTCGAGCTCGCGCGGGTCATGCGCGCGGACGCGCGCCTCGCGTCGGTGCCGATCATCATGATCACCTCGCGCACTGCGGACAAGCACCGCAACCACGCGCTCGAAATCGGCGTCAACGTGTACCTGGGCAAGCCCTATCAGGAGCAGCAGCTGCTCGACGCGATCGCAGAACAACTCGGTCAGACCGTTTCGCTACCGGCCTGA
- a CDS encoding methyl-accepting chemotaxis protein produces the protein MNMAITMNGLKGLAGRMTGRASTGGGRGEHTTLIMQTVRKLADKEPGRAPLIGHLPVDKQYLYTGGTLIASLLLAAGFTIYGAIQLDNRAGYEARAGELKVLSQRLPLTAQQSVLGNAIAFKKLSEGNAAFEATLKQLTDGDDEVPASGGAARDTLGKIGAQWKTFDPQVKQILSQQKNLVAMSESVKRINALSIDLQEVSEQLASQLADSGSGVREVSRANHLVMLSQRLPKNANLLLSADLIDPEVVLQLEKDTTSFRDTVQALMEGAASQSEGSMLTLEDLGANMGDMVEAVGAVLANTQPLLQAKLAANNLFVGSDALLQDTDQLSQDYQSVGGAGYLLAAVFGVLAIGALVMLGLVNINETKSRARKSEEENSRNQEAILRLMDELGELAEGNLTINASVTEDITGAVADSINYTVEELRTLVRGINNATQQMDQAASQAGKVSESLQQAARRQTDEIEATSVAVVRLAQSVQQVSGNAAESAKVAEQSLAAAEKGQQAVANAITGMNTLREQIQETSKRIKRLGESSQEIGEIVELISDITEQTNVLALNAAIQAASAGEAGRGFSVVAEEVQRLAERSADATKQIAAIVKTIQSDTHDTVAAMEVSTQGVVEGAKLSDAAGQTLAEIGDVSKKLAGLIADISSATQNQAESTALVAETMQDIKTISAQTSEGTQQTADSIGGMKQLAQDLKNSIAGFKLA, from the coding sequence ATGAACATGGCAATCACGATGAACGGCCTCAAGGGGCTGGCGGGCCGCATGACCGGCAGGGCCAGCACGGGCGGCGGCCGGGGCGAGCATACGACGCTCATCATGCAGACGGTGCGCAAGCTCGCCGACAAGGAGCCGGGCCGTGCTCCGCTGATCGGGCATCTGCCGGTCGACAAGCAATATCTCTACACCGGCGGCACGCTGATCGCATCGCTGCTGCTCGCCGCCGGCTTCACCATCTACGGCGCGATCCAGCTCGACAACCGCGCGGGCTACGAAGCGCGCGCCGGCGAACTGAAGGTGTTGTCGCAGCGCCTGCCCTTGACCGCGCAGCAGTCGGTGCTCGGCAACGCGATCGCGTTCAAGAAACTGTCCGAAGGCAATGCGGCCTTCGAAGCGACCTTGAAACAACTCACCGACGGCGACGACGAGGTGCCTGCGTCGGGTGGGGCGGCGCGCGACACGCTCGGAAAGATCGGCGCACAGTGGAAGACCTTCGACCCGCAGGTGAAGCAGATCCTGTCGCAGCAGAAGAACCTCGTCGCGATGAGCGAGAGCGTCAAGCGCATCAACGCCCTCAGTATCGATCTGCAGGAGGTTTCCGAGCAGCTCGCGAGCCAACTCGCCGATTCCGGGTCGGGCGTGCGCGAAGTATCGCGCGCCAACCACCTCGTCATGCTGAGCCAGCGCCTGCCGAAAAACGCGAACCTGCTGCTCTCCGCCGACCTGATCGACCCCGAGGTCGTGCTGCAGCTCGAGAAGGATACGACCTCGTTCCGCGACACGGTGCAGGCCCTGATGGAAGGCGCGGCGAGCCAGAGCGAGGGCAGCATGCTGACGCTCGAGGATCTCGGCGCCAACATGGGTGACATGGTCGAGGCGGTCGGCGCCGTGCTCGCCAACACCCAGCCGCTGCTGCAGGCCAAGCTCGCCGCCAACAACCTCTTCGTCGGCAGCGACGCGCTGCTGCAGGATACCGACCAGCTGTCTCAGGATTACCAGTCGGTCGGCGGCGCGGGCTATCTGCTCGCGGCGGTGTTCGGCGTGCTTGCGATCGGCGCGCTGGTCATGCTCGGCCTGGTCAACATCAACGAAACCAAGTCGCGGGCGCGCAAGAGTGAAGAGGAGAACAGCCGTAACCAGGAGGCGATCCTGCGTCTCATGGATGAACTCGGCGAACTCGCCGAAGGCAACCTCACGATCAACGCGAGCGTGACCGAAGACATCACCGGCGCGGTCGCCGACTCGATCAACTACACGGTCGAGGAGCTGCGCACCCTGGTGCGCGGGATCAACAACGCGACCCAGCAGATGGACCAGGCGGCGAGCCAAGCCGGCAAGGTGTCCGAGTCGCTGCAGCAGGCGGCACGCCGCCAGACCGATGAAATCGAAGCGACGTCGGTCGCGGTCGTGCGTCTCGCGCAGTCCGTGCAGCAGGTGTCGGGCAACGCCGCCGAATCCGCCAAGGTCGCGGAGCAGTCGCTCGCGGCCGCCGAAAAAGGCCAGCAGGCCGTGGCCAACGCGATCACCGGCATGAACACGCTGCGCGAACAGATTCAGGAAACGTCGAAGCGAATCAAGCGTCTCGGTGAGTCGTCGCAGGAGATCGGCGAAATCGTCGAGCTGATTTCCGACATTACCGAACAGACCAACGTGCTGGCGCTCAACGCCGCGATCCAGGCGGCGTCGGCGGGCGAGGCCGGCCGCGGATTCTCGGTCGTCGCGGAAGAGGTGCAACGCCTGGCGGAACGTTCGGCCGACGCGACCAAGCAGATCGCAGCGATCGTTAAGACGATTCAGTCCGACACCCACGACACGGTCGCGGCGATGGAGGTCTCGACCCAGGGCGTGGTCGAGGGGGCGAAGCTGTCGGACGCGGCGGGTCAGACGCTGGCCGAGATCGGCGACGTGTCGAAGAAGCTCGCCGGCCTGATCGCCGACATTTCCTCGGCGACCCAGAACCAGGCCGAGTCGACGGCGCTCGTCGCCGAGACCATGCAGGACATCAAGACGATTTCCGCACAGACCAGCGAAGGCACCCAGCAGACGGCGGACTCGATCGGCGGCATGAAACAGCTGGCCCAGGACCTCAAGAACTCGATCGCAGGCTTCAAGCTCGCCTGA
- a CDS encoding chemotaxis protein CheW — protein sequence MAKKFNLREFQTALSQQLQAAASRDNTGSRLGFRAGDVNWLVALSDTEEVIPVPPVVRVPGARRWFRGVTNIRGNLFAVSDLSDFMGQGVTPEHGDCRLLIPHHSFGVNAALLVQGTLGLKNVGRYQARGERTATHPWVAREYVDEGGGAWCDIDVAQLLGNPEFLMVEAQVGN from the coding sequence ATGGCGAAGAAATTCAATCTGCGTGAATTTCAGACCGCGCTTTCGCAGCAGCTGCAGGCGGCCGCGAGCCGCGACAACACCGGTTCGCGCCTGGGCTTTCGCGCTGGCGACGTCAACTGGCTGGTGGCCCTGTCGGATACCGAGGAAGTGATCCCGGTGCCGCCGGTCGTCAGGGTTCCGGGCGCGCGGCGCTGGTTTCGCGGCGTCACCAACATTCGCGGCAACCTGTTCGCGGTGAGCGACCTTTCCGACTTCATGGGGCAGGGAGTCACGCCTGAGCACGGCGACTGCCGGCTGCTGATTCCGCATCACAGTTTCGGCGTCAATGCCGCGCTGCTGGTGCAGGGCACGCTCGGTCTCAAGAACGTCGGCCGTTATCAGGCTCGCGGCGAGCGGACCGCGACGCACCCATGGGTCGCGCGCGAGTATGTCGACGAAGGCGGCGGCGCCTGGTGCGACATCGATGTTGCGCAGCTTCTCGGCAACCCCGAATTCCTCATGGTCGAGGCGCAGGTCGGGAACTGA
- a CDS encoding response regulator transcription factor produces the protein MAISRILVVDDSPTERFFLSELLVKNGYLVSMAESGEEAVAQAKQTLPDLIVMDVVMPGMNGYQATRMISKEEATKHIPVIMCTTKGQETDKVWGMRQGAKAYLVKPVKPEDLLSQIKALG, from the coding sequence ATGGCGATCAGCCGAATTCTGGTAGTGGACGATTCTCCGACCGAGCGTTTTTTCCTGTCCGAGCTTCTGGTCAAGAACGGCTATCTGGTCAGCATGGCCGAAAGCGGCGAGGAGGCCGTGGCGCAGGCGAAGCAGACGCTCCCCGACCTCATCGTCATGGACGTCGTGATGCCGGGCATGAACGGCTACCAGGCGACGCGCATGATCTCCAAGGAAGAAGCGACCAAGCACATCCCGGTCATCATGTGCACGACCAAGGGCCAGGAAACCGACAAGGTGTGGGGCATGCGCCAGGGCGCCAAGGCCTATCTGGTGAAGCCCGTGAAACCCGAAGACTTGCTCTCGCAGATCAAGGCCCTGGGCTGA
- the pilG gene encoding twitching motility response regulator PilG: MVIDDSNTIRRSAEIFLNQAGCEVILAQDGFDALAKITDHEPDVVFVDIMMPRLDGYQTCSLIKRNARYRGTPVIMLSSKDGLFDRARGRMVGSDEYLTKPFTKDTLLTAVREHASAGA; this comes from the coding sequence ATGGTCATCGACGACAGCAACACCATACGCCGGAGCGCGGAAATTTTCCTGAACCAGGCGGGCTGCGAGGTCATTCTCGCCCAGGACGGCTTCGACGCGCTGGCGAAGATCACCGACCACGAGCCCGACGTCGTGTTCGTCGACATCATGATGCCGCGGCTCGACGGCTACCAGACCTGCTCATTGATCAAGCGCAACGCGCGATACCGCGGCACGCCCGTGATCATGCTCTCGTCCAAGGATGGGCTCTTCGACCGCGCCCGCGGCCGCATGGTCGGCTCCGACGAATACCTCACCAAGCCCTTCACCAAGGACACCTTGCTGACCGCCGTGCGCGAGCACGCCAGCGCCGGCGCCTGA
- a CDS encoding rubredoxin: MPENAEYKTWMCLICGYVYREEAGAPADGIPPGTRWEDVPINWTCPDCGARKDDFLMVTL, from the coding sequence ATGCCCGAAAACGCCGAATACAAGACCTGGATGTGCCTGATCTGCGGCTACGTTTATCGCGAGGAAGCGGGCGCGCCGGCCGACGGCATCCCGCCCGGCACGCGCTGGGAAGACGTGCCGATCAACTGGACCTGCCCGGACTGCGGCGCGCGCAAGGACGATTTTCTGATGGTCACGCTGTAG